CGGGGAGTTCGCGTTCACGCTGACCGTCACCGACGTGGCGACCGGGTGGACTGTGAACCGGTCGGTCAAGAACAAGGCCGCGAAGTGGGTGTTCGAGGCGTTGGAGCACGTCATCGCGGTGTTCCCGTTCCCGATCTGCGGCATAGACTCGGACTATGCCGGGTAAGACCCTAGGCTGGGGAATGATTTGCCGGCCCTGGTCAGGGCCGGGCTGGTGTTAGATTCCCCGGCATAGGGCTCGGCGGCTCAGAGCCGGTAGAGGGCGTCGATGGTGGCTTGCTCCCTCCATTCGGCGGGTTCGTCGAGGCTGGGCGGCGTGGTCGCCGCGATTGCTTCGGCCATCATGTCTTGGGTGGCGAACGCGTAGAACCCTGATGTGGTGGCCATTGACTCGTGTCCGAGCATCTGCATGATCAACGCTAGGGGCACTTTCTCCTGGTGCAGATCCATGGAGCGGGTTTTCCTGACCAGATGGCACCAGACCCGGCCGGGCACCTCCGGGCAACCCGTCCTGGCTATGTCGGCGGCCCGTTTCAACGCCGCCTGGACCGTGTCGGCGGATAATGCCCCTGGCCGGCCGTTCTTCAACGAGTAGAACAACGGCCGGTCCCGGCCCCCGCCGGAATGGAACTCGGACAGGTAGAGGCGCAGGTGGTCCGCAGTCTTGCCCATCAGCGGCATGGTCCTGACCTTGCCGCCCTTGCCGCGCAGCACGACTGACGGGGAGTCTCCCAAGTCGAGGTCTCCGACCCGGGCGCCGGTGACCTCGGACACTCTGGCGGCGGAGTCGTAGAGGAACACGAGCATCGTCCGGTTCCGCCGTGATTTCCGGTCGCGGCCGTCGAACGCGAGCAGTATCGCCTTGGTGGCGGCTTTCGGCAGGTATTCGACTGGGCGTTTGGGGATCTTCGGCGGTTTGACGGCGGCGGCGTCCTCGTAGGCGGCGCCTAATGTGAGGTCTTCGCCGGCGGCGTATTTCAGGAACGCCTTGAGCGCGGTCAACCGCAACTCGACAGTTTTCGGGGCGAGGTGCTTGTCCTACAGCATCCATTTGACCCAGCCTTTGAACCGGGCGCGGTCGAAATAACCGAAGCCGATCTCGGGGCGGGCAATGCCGCACGCGCCCAGGTGGGCGAGGAACGATTCCAGTCCGGTCTTGTACGCGTCGACGGTGTTGGCCGACAGGCGCCGCTGGGCGGTGCAGTGGTCGTGGAGGAATCCCCTGGCCAGTCGCCAGAAACTCGGCTCGGTCGGTTTACTCATCGAATCCCATCTCTGGCAACAGTCCGGCGGTGGCGCCAGCCAGCTTGTCGTAGCCGGCTACGAAGTCCGGGGAGATGTGCAGGTAATACAGGGTCGATTGCGGCGAACAGTGGCCCATGTACCGTGCGAGATACGGCAGCATCGCGGCCGTGTCCAACCCTTCTTTAGCCCGCCGCTCCAAGTTCGCGTATGCGAACCGATGGCGCAGGCAATAAGGCACGGGGAACGGCCGCGATTGCGGAACGGGCAGCCCGGCGGCGTCCCAGATCCGGTGGAACACCTCAGCCGGCCGGCCGGTGTTGAGCTGGCCGCCGGACCACCCTGTGAACAGCTTCTCCCTGCCGGGCCACCGGCGGGCGTTCTCACGGTCACAGGCCGCCAGCATCGCGGCGACTTCCCTGGTTATGGGGAGTTGCCTGGTCCTGGGGCCTTTCGAGTCGCGGATGGTGACCGTCAGGGCGTCGAGGTCCGCGTCGGAGCGGTCCAAGCGCCTGGCTTCCCCCGTCCTCAACCCGCACGAGTGCATCAAACCGAAGAACCCGCGCGCCTGCCAACGCCACGGGACGCCGCTGTCGAACGAGACGGCCGCCTGGAAGAGCGCCTCCACCTCGGCGCCCGACAGCACATATGATTCGGGACGCCCGGGCGGCGTCCACCACCCGGGCGCGACCCACGCCGCCGGGTCTCCGTGGCGGCGCATCCACCGGGCGAAACCCCGCAGGTAGGACACCCACCGCCTCGGTTTGTCCTGCCGGCCGGCGTCGACCTGGGCGATGAACCCCTCGCACGCCTGTCTGGTCACCGCTGTGAACCCGTTTTCGGCGCAGGTAGTGCTCGCCGCCAGCGTATACGCCGCCCATCGCCCGTTTGAACGCGATGTGCGCCTCGACCTGGGGGCCCAGGGCGCTCTGGTACGGGCCGCTCACAGCCTCGCCGCTTCGGGCAGGGGCAGCACACAGCCGCGCATCGTTTCCGTGTCTGTCTCCAAGTAGGCGTCCACCGAGGCGGGGTCCGCGTGGCCGAGGACCGCGCTGATCACCGGGTAGGCGATCCGGGCGGCCCGCCAATCGACCGACCCCAACTCCAACGCGCAGATGTCGACGGCCCGCAACCCGGTCGTCAACGCCAACAACACAATCGCGGCGTCCCTCGGGACGGCCCGCCGACAGGCCTCGCCCACCGCGCTGGTCTCCTGGTTTGTCAGCACCGGCAGCGGGGAGCGTTTATGCTCTGTCCTGGCCTGCGCGAACCCGTCCGCCAGGTCCCCGCGGCCAGCGAACCTGCAGAAACCGGCCAACACGTTTTTGACCGTGCGCATGCTCGAAGGCGCGCAGGTCGCCCGCAATGCCGTCAAGAACTCCTCGGCGGCTGCCGGGTCGGCTCCGTCCACGTCGGGCTCCGGCCCGTCCTCGAGCCAGAGCAGGAACCGCCGCGCGTATGACACATGCTGCGAGACAGATTCGCCAGACCACCCCTCAGCCCGCGTCCAGGCTTCCCAATCGGACAAGATCTGGCGCGACGCCAGGGTGGCGGGCTGGGGGCCGGGGCGCCGTTCGGCCGCAAGGTCGACGGCACCCGCCTCGAGATACGAATCGGCTAGGCGGGCCAGGCGCCCGCGGAGTTTGCGGCGCTGATCGGAGGGCAGCCCCGTCTTCGGGTTGGCGGTGTCCTTGGCGAACAGCGCGCCGACACGGGTCGTGTAACGCCCGCCGGCCGCCTCGCACGACTCGGCCAATCGGGCCAGGCAC
This genomic window from Bifidobacteriaceae bacterium contains:
- a CDS encoding tyrosine-type recombinase/integrase, which encodes MRLTALKAFLKYAAGEDLTLGAAYEDAAAVKPPKIPKRPVEYLPKAATKAILLAFDGRDRKSRRNRTMLVFLYDSAARVSEVTGARVGDLDLGDSPSVVLRGKGGKVRTMPLMGKTADHLRLYLSEFHSGGGRDRPLFYSLKNGRPGALSADTVQAALKRAADIARTGCPEVPGRVWCHLVRKTRSMDLHQEKVPLALIMQMLGHESMATTSGFYAFATQDMMAEAIAATTPPSLDEPAEWREQATIDALYRL
- a CDS encoding tyrosine-type recombinase/integrase, translated to MTRQACEGFIAQVDAGRQDKPRRWVSYLRGFARWMRRHGDPAAWVAPGWWTPPGRPESYVLSGAEVEALFQAAVSFDSGVPWRWQARGFFGLMHSCGLRTGEARRLDRSDADLDALTVTIRDSKGPRTRQLPITREVAAMLAACDRENARRWPGREKLFTGWSGGQLNTGRPAEVFHRIWDAAGLPVPQSRPFPVPYCLRHRFAYANLERRAKEGLDTAAMLPYLARYMGHCSPQSTLYYLHISPDFVAGYDKLAGATAGLLPEMGFDE